A genomic segment from Spinacia oleracea cultivar Varoflay chromosome 3, BTI_SOV_V1, whole genome shotgun sequence encodes:
- the LOC130470477 gene encoding uncharacterized protein isoform X1 yields MLFYVELFPFCYFSTKSNSICLLLIFKGDEASLQKALHLVYNLNQDCVDVLFYASWCQFSRNFRPSYSTLSSLYPSIPHFAIEESAIRPRCKLGECRILLCEPGSKHRLQKLQLNFPRTVATMDDHRDNEIQGIDGASHPTGESQGTNTSKKTKFRGPSKGVQAKKPMHLQYNQYGIPDGEWSGEYGKQVGSCAARININVKEYSTLDEHTKKGFWEETKLLFHIIDDPAKRREKYFHMCVAKRFGAFKSRLTRRWITKKEKMPKHQTNDMPWDIYHQITEDDWKTFVIERNKPEMLVRREKASKSALQNKHPHRTGQKGYVRKRPEWINDGRLPPEAALTLSSGSSSVTSSLTTAPDRFKKFRSVEWILAHQVKNKEGKWEVDPNDKEAVNIAKMALEYIEEEGKGNISFTQGEDALTKAMGKKDHRGRVKATGGVNVGYKVAFGPIDRSSRCGHIEPSPEAIESIRASVRREFEDQLERKVAEALQNQLATLKATGQLHTLSTPALDSALVSDEFDVNRALVTCCPSSSQQPRELKAITPCRLALEDKVLGNKVIVADGMAYPLDGSLHQHFRSMKPSHYKVQVDCIYDGHDDDTLPVPTGDGFNNLGRALASFVQWPIHLVIFEEDEEYSTPRPTKKSRSQIFEEVVGSSKGKKNELIVKEKTTELVVKDKTTELIVKEKATLDLGSKEKTTLKLTAKGNSCSNKLESKSKSKNSKTAKEMVGSCDRKTEESAAKSKKQNLADDTIQGLGPSCNYLKFIINTAPGDVYKNTSIPLPASVWHYDEDRQTYVNEVDVEEFLRGACLNISVIQVYMMCLFHEHTFAFDNSQIGFVCPEAMSSSRIKANPQAASMYLKVVFNAEIEKEKKGDPNITKWFLIPYHQENHWILYVLDLRRGCAYIFDSAIGSNRENSAWGILCLAYQVYKFNDGICPNRATMQGLKGFHVKCAQQVGAHECGYYVMKFMHEIVTLHHNTDERLDNAYTPRNAPYTDEEIDVVREQWAKFFTTEYLFT; encoded by the exons ATGTTATTTTATGTGGAGCTTTTTCCTTTCTGTTACTTTTCAACTAAATCTAATAGCATTTGCTTACTTCTAATTTTCAAGGGAGATGAAGCATCATTGCAAAAAGCGCTGCATTTGGTGTACAACCTCAATCAGGACTGTGTAGATGTTCTGTTTTATGCTTCTTGGTGCCAGTTCTCGAGGAACTTCAGACCAAGCTATTCAACCCTGTCTTCCTTATATCCATCTATTCCTCATTTTGCAATAGAAGAATCAGCCATCAGACCAAG GTGTAAACTTGGTGAATGTCGTATCCTCTTATGTGAGCCAGGTTCCAAGCACAGGTTGCAGAAATTGCAGTTGAATTTTCCTAG GACCGTAGCTACCATGGATGATCATCGTGATAATGAAATACAGGGAATTGATGGAGCTAGTCATCCTACGGGGGAATCACAAGGTACCAACACTAGTAAAAAGACCAAATTCCGTGGTCCGTCAAAAGGAGTTCAAGCCAAAAAGCCTATGCATCTTCAGTATAATCAATATGGAATCCCCGATGGAGAATGGTCAGGAGAATACGGGAAGCAAGTTGGGTCTTGTGCTGCTAGAATTAACATTAATGTGAAAGAATATTCAACGTTAGATGAACACACAAAGAAGGGGTTTTGGGAGGAGACCAAG CTTCTGTTCCACATTATTGATGATCCGgctaaaaggagagaaaaatattttcatatgTGTGTGGCGAAACGCTTTGGAGCTTTCAAGTCCAGGTTAACGCGGCGTTGGATaactaagaaagaaaaaatgccGAAACATCAGACAAATGACATGCCTTGGGACATCTACCATCAAAtcacagaggatgattggaaaACATTTGTGATAGAACGAAACAAGCCGGAGATGTTG GTTCGTAGAGAAAAAGCAAGTAAAAGTGCATTACAAAACAAGCACCCACATCGCACAGGCCAAAAGGGTTATGTTAGAAAGAGACCAGAGTGGATAAATGATGGGCGACTACCGCCAGAGGCAGCTTTAACCCTCTCAAGTGGCTCCTCCTCAGTGACCTCATCACTCACCACAGCGCCAGATAGATTTAAGAAGTTTAGATCAGTAGAGTGGATCTTGGCTCATCAAGTTAAAAACAAAGAGGGAAAGTGGGAAGTTGACCCGAATGATAAAGAAGCCGTAAATATTGCTAAGATGGCT TTGGAGTACATAGAAGAAgagggaaaaggaaatatttcatTCACCCAGGGAGAAGATGCCCTCACCAAGGCTATGGGAAAAAAGGATCACCGTGGGCGTGTCAAGGCAACAGGTGGAGTTAATGTCGGTTACAAAGTTGCTTTCGGTCCAATAGACCGAAGTAGTAGATGTGGCCATATTGAACCATCACCGGAGGCTATCGAATCAATCAGAGCTTCGGTGAGAAGGGAGTTTGAAGATCAATTAGAGAGAAAGGTGGCGGAGGCCCTCCAAAACCAACTAGCCACATTGAAAGCAACCGGTCAACTACACACCCTCTCTACCCCCGCACTTGATTCTGCTCTTGTAAGTGATGAGTTTGATGTTAACCGTGCACTCGTAACCTGTTGTCCGAGTTCATCGCAGCAACCACGCGAGCTGAAG GCCATAACTCCATGTCGTCTTGCCCTTGAGGATAAAGTTTTGGGTAACAAAGTGATAGTGGCAGATGGTATGGCGTACCCATTGGATGGTTCGTTGCACCAACACTTTAGATCGATGAAGCCTAGTCATTATAAGGTCCAAGTTGATTGTATTTACGACGGACATGATGATGACACTCTTCCGGTACCTACTGGAGATGGATTCAATAACTTAGGCAGGGCTCTTGCTAGTTTTGTGCAATGGCCAATTCACTTGGTGATTTTCGAAGAAGACGAG GAGTACTCTACTCCACGCCCAACAAAGAAGTCCAGGAGTcagatttttgaagaggtggttGGTAGCTCCAAAGGGaagaaaaacgaattaattgtcAAAGAGAAGACAACAGAATTAGTTGTCAAAGATAAGACAACAGAATTAATTGTCAAAGAGAAGGCAACACTTGATTTAGGGTCCAAAGAGAAGACAACACTGAAGTTAACGGCCAAG GGAAATTCATGCTCAAATAAGTTGGAGTCGAAATCGAAGTCGAAGAACTCTAAGACGGCCAAAGAGATGGTaggtagttgtgatcgtaaaACTGAAGAATCAGCCGCCAAAAGTAAGAAGCAAAATTTGGCAGACGAcacaattcaaggtcttggcccATCATGCAATTATTTGAAGTTTATCATCAATACAGCGCCCGGTGATGTATATaaaaatacttcaatcccattgCCCGCTTCGGTTTGGCATTATGACGAAGATCGACAAACTTATGTAAATGAGGTTGACGTTGAAGAGTTCCTTAGAGGGGCGTGCCTCAACATTTCAGTGATCCAAGTCTATATGAT GTGTTTATTCCACGAACACACCTTTGCATTTGACAACTCTCAGATTGGGTTTGTTTGTCCCGAGGCAATGTCAAGCTCTAGAATCAAGGCCAACCCTCAGGCTGCATCAATGTATTTGAAAGTAGTTTTCAatgctgaaattgaaaaggagaagaagGGTGATCCTAACATTACCAAGTGGTTTTTGATCCCATACCATCAAGA AaatcattggattttgtacgtGTTAGACCTACGTAGAGGTTGTGCGTATATTTTCGACTCTGCGATAGGTTCCAACCGAGAAAATAGTGCATGGGGAATCTTGTGTTT ggcataccaagtgtacaagtttAATGATGGGATTTGTCCGAATAGAGCGACTATGCAGGGGTTGAAAGGCTTCCATGTAAAG tgtgctcaacaagtcggcgcccacgagtgtggctattacgttatgaagttcatgcatGAAATAGTCACGTTACACCATAACACTGATGAGCGGTTAGACAAT gcttacactccaagaaatgcgccttataccgatgaggaaatagatgtggttcgtgagcaatgggctaagttttttacaaccgagtatttatttacttag
- the LOC130470477 gene encoding uncharacterized protein isoform X3: protein MDDHRDNEIQGIDGASHPTGESQGTNTSKKTKFRGPSKGVQAKKPMHLQYNQYGIPDGEWSGEYGKQVGSCAARININVKEYSTLDEHTKKGFWEETKLLFHIIDDPAKRREKYFHMCVAKRFGAFKSRLTRRWITKKEKMPKHQTNDMPWDIYHQITEDDWKTFVIERNKPEMLVRREKASKSALQNKHPHRTGQKGYVRKRPEWINDGRLPPEAALTLSSGSSSVTSSLTTAPDRFKKFRSVEWILAHQVKNKEGKWEVDPNDKEAVNIAKMALEYIEEEGKGNISFTQGEDALTKAMGKKDHRGRVKATGGVNVGYKVAFGPIDRSSRCGHIEPSPEAIESIRASVRREFEDQLERKVAEALQNQLATLKATGQLHTLSTPALDSALVSDEFDVNRALVTCCPSSSQQPRELKAITPCRLALEDKVLGNKVIVADGMAYPLDGSLHQHFRSMKPSHYKVQVDCIYDGHDDDTLPVPTGDGFNNLGRALASFVQWPIHLVIFEEDEEYSTPRPTKKSRSQIFEEVVGSSKGKKNELIVKEKTTELVVKDKTTELIVKEKATLDLGSKEKTTLKLTAKGNSCSNKLESKSKSKNSKTAKEMVGSCDRKTEESAAKSKKQNLADDTIQGLGPSCNYLKFIINTAPGDVYKNTSIPLPASVWHYDEDRQTYVNEVDVEEFLRGACLNISVIQVYMMCLFHEHTFAFDNSQIGFVCPEAMSSSRIKANPQAASMYLKVVFNAEIEKEKKGDPNITKWFLIPYHQENHWILYVLDLRRGCAYIFDSAIGSNRENSAWGILCLAYQVYKFNDGICPNRATMQGLKGFHVKCAQQVGAHECGYYVMKFMHEIVTLHHNTDERLDNAYTPRNAPYTDEEIDVVREQWAKFFTTEYLFT, encoded by the exons ATGGATGATCATCGTGATAATGAAATACAGGGAATTGATGGAGCTAGTCATCCTACGGGGGAATCACAAGGTACCAACACTAGTAAAAAGACCAAATTCCGTGGTCCGTCAAAAGGAGTTCAAGCCAAAAAGCCTATGCATCTTCAGTATAATCAATATGGAATCCCCGATGGAGAATGGTCAGGAGAATACGGGAAGCAAGTTGGGTCTTGTGCTGCTAGAATTAACATTAATGTGAAAGAATATTCAACGTTAGATGAACACACAAAGAAGGGGTTTTGGGAGGAGACCAAG CTTCTGTTCCACATTATTGATGATCCGgctaaaaggagagaaaaatattttcatatgTGTGTGGCGAAACGCTTTGGAGCTTTCAAGTCCAGGTTAACGCGGCGTTGGATaactaagaaagaaaaaatgccGAAACATCAGACAAATGACATGCCTTGGGACATCTACCATCAAAtcacagaggatgattggaaaACATTTGTGATAGAACGAAACAAGCCGGAGATGTTG GTTCGTAGAGAAAAAGCAAGTAAAAGTGCATTACAAAACAAGCACCCACATCGCACAGGCCAAAAGGGTTATGTTAGAAAGAGACCAGAGTGGATAAATGATGGGCGACTACCGCCAGAGGCAGCTTTAACCCTCTCAAGTGGCTCCTCCTCAGTGACCTCATCACTCACCACAGCGCCAGATAGATTTAAGAAGTTTAGATCAGTAGAGTGGATCTTGGCTCATCAAGTTAAAAACAAAGAGGGAAAGTGGGAAGTTGACCCGAATGATAAAGAAGCCGTAAATATTGCTAAGATGGCT TTGGAGTACATAGAAGAAgagggaaaaggaaatatttcatTCACCCAGGGAGAAGATGCCCTCACCAAGGCTATGGGAAAAAAGGATCACCGTGGGCGTGTCAAGGCAACAGGTGGAGTTAATGTCGGTTACAAAGTTGCTTTCGGTCCAATAGACCGAAGTAGTAGATGTGGCCATATTGAACCATCACCGGAGGCTATCGAATCAATCAGAGCTTCGGTGAGAAGGGAGTTTGAAGATCAATTAGAGAGAAAGGTGGCGGAGGCCCTCCAAAACCAACTAGCCACATTGAAAGCAACCGGTCAACTACACACCCTCTCTACCCCCGCACTTGATTCTGCTCTTGTAAGTGATGAGTTTGATGTTAACCGTGCACTCGTAACCTGTTGTCCGAGTTCATCGCAGCAACCACGCGAGCTGAAG GCCATAACTCCATGTCGTCTTGCCCTTGAGGATAAAGTTTTGGGTAACAAAGTGATAGTGGCAGATGGTATGGCGTACCCATTGGATGGTTCGTTGCACCAACACTTTAGATCGATGAAGCCTAGTCATTATAAGGTCCAAGTTGATTGTATTTACGACGGACATGATGATGACACTCTTCCGGTACCTACTGGAGATGGATTCAATAACTTAGGCAGGGCTCTTGCTAGTTTTGTGCAATGGCCAATTCACTTGGTGATTTTCGAAGAAGACGAG GAGTACTCTACTCCACGCCCAACAAAGAAGTCCAGGAGTcagatttttgaagaggtggttGGTAGCTCCAAAGGGaagaaaaacgaattaattgtcAAAGAGAAGACAACAGAATTAGTTGTCAAAGATAAGACAACAGAATTAATTGTCAAAGAGAAGGCAACACTTGATTTAGGGTCCAAAGAGAAGACAACACTGAAGTTAACGGCCAAG GGAAATTCATGCTCAAATAAGTTGGAGTCGAAATCGAAGTCGAAGAACTCTAAGACGGCCAAAGAGATGGTaggtagttgtgatcgtaaaACTGAAGAATCAGCCGCCAAAAGTAAGAAGCAAAATTTGGCAGACGAcacaattcaaggtcttggcccATCATGCAATTATTTGAAGTTTATCATCAATACAGCGCCCGGTGATGTATATaaaaatacttcaatcccattgCCCGCTTCGGTTTGGCATTATGACGAAGATCGACAAACTTATGTAAATGAGGTTGACGTTGAAGAGTTCCTTAGAGGGGCGTGCCTCAACATTTCAGTGATCCAAGTCTATATGAT GTGTTTATTCCACGAACACACCTTTGCATTTGACAACTCTCAGATTGGGTTTGTTTGTCCCGAGGCAATGTCAAGCTCTAGAATCAAGGCCAACCCTCAGGCTGCATCAATGTATTTGAAAGTAGTTTTCAatgctgaaattgaaaaggagaagaagGGTGATCCTAACATTACCAAGTGGTTTTTGATCCCATACCATCAAGA AaatcattggattttgtacgtGTTAGACCTACGTAGAGGTTGTGCGTATATTTTCGACTCTGCGATAGGTTCCAACCGAGAAAATAGTGCATGGGGAATCTTGTGTTT ggcataccaagtgtacaagtttAATGATGGGATTTGTCCGAATAGAGCGACTATGCAGGGGTTGAAAGGCTTCCATGTAAAG tgtgctcaacaagtcggcgcccacgagtgtggctattacgttatgaagttcatgcatGAAATAGTCACGTTACACCATAACACTGATGAGCGGTTAGACAAT gcttacactccaagaaatgcgccttataccgatgaggaaatagatgtggttcgtgagcaatgggctaagttttttacaaccgagtatttatttacttag
- the LOC130470477 gene encoding uncharacterized protein isoform X2 — translation MLFYVELFPFCYFSTKSNSICLLLIFKGDEASLQKALHLVYNLNQDCVDVLFYASWCQFSRNFRPSYSTLSSLYPSIPHFAIEESAIRPRTVATMDDHRDNEIQGIDGASHPTGESQGTNTSKKTKFRGPSKGVQAKKPMHLQYNQYGIPDGEWSGEYGKQVGSCAARININVKEYSTLDEHTKKGFWEETKLLFHIIDDPAKRREKYFHMCVAKRFGAFKSRLTRRWITKKEKMPKHQTNDMPWDIYHQITEDDWKTFVIERNKPEMLVRREKASKSALQNKHPHRTGQKGYVRKRPEWINDGRLPPEAALTLSSGSSSVTSSLTTAPDRFKKFRSVEWILAHQVKNKEGKWEVDPNDKEAVNIAKMALEYIEEEGKGNISFTQGEDALTKAMGKKDHRGRVKATGGVNVGYKVAFGPIDRSSRCGHIEPSPEAIESIRASVRREFEDQLERKVAEALQNQLATLKATGQLHTLSTPALDSALVSDEFDVNRALVTCCPSSSQQPRELKAITPCRLALEDKVLGNKVIVADGMAYPLDGSLHQHFRSMKPSHYKVQVDCIYDGHDDDTLPVPTGDGFNNLGRALASFVQWPIHLVIFEEDEEYSTPRPTKKSRSQIFEEVVGSSKGKKNELIVKEKTTELVVKDKTTELIVKEKATLDLGSKEKTTLKLTAKGNSCSNKLESKSKSKNSKTAKEMVGSCDRKTEESAAKSKKQNLADDTIQGLGPSCNYLKFIINTAPGDVYKNTSIPLPASVWHYDEDRQTYVNEVDVEEFLRGACLNISVIQVYMMCLFHEHTFAFDNSQIGFVCPEAMSSSRIKANPQAASMYLKVVFNAEIEKEKKGDPNITKWFLIPYHQENHWILYVLDLRRGCAYIFDSAIGSNRENSAWGILCLAYQVYKFNDGICPNRATMQGLKGFHVKCAQQVGAHECGYYVMKFMHEIVTLHHNTDERLDNAYTPRNAPYTDEEIDVVREQWAKFFTTEYLFT, via the exons ATGTTATTTTATGTGGAGCTTTTTCCTTTCTGTTACTTTTCAACTAAATCTAATAGCATTTGCTTACTTCTAATTTTCAAGGGAGATGAAGCATCATTGCAAAAAGCGCTGCATTTGGTGTACAACCTCAATCAGGACTGTGTAGATGTTCTGTTTTATGCTTCTTGGTGCCAGTTCTCGAGGAACTTCAGACCAAGCTATTCAACCCTGTCTTCCTTATATCCATCTATTCCTCATTTTGCAATAGAAGAATCAGCCATCAGACCAAG GACCGTAGCTACCATGGATGATCATCGTGATAATGAAATACAGGGAATTGATGGAGCTAGTCATCCTACGGGGGAATCACAAGGTACCAACACTAGTAAAAAGACCAAATTCCGTGGTCCGTCAAAAGGAGTTCAAGCCAAAAAGCCTATGCATCTTCAGTATAATCAATATGGAATCCCCGATGGAGAATGGTCAGGAGAATACGGGAAGCAAGTTGGGTCTTGTGCTGCTAGAATTAACATTAATGTGAAAGAATATTCAACGTTAGATGAACACACAAAGAAGGGGTTTTGGGAGGAGACCAAG CTTCTGTTCCACATTATTGATGATCCGgctaaaaggagagaaaaatattttcatatgTGTGTGGCGAAACGCTTTGGAGCTTTCAAGTCCAGGTTAACGCGGCGTTGGATaactaagaaagaaaaaatgccGAAACATCAGACAAATGACATGCCTTGGGACATCTACCATCAAAtcacagaggatgattggaaaACATTTGTGATAGAACGAAACAAGCCGGAGATGTTG GTTCGTAGAGAAAAAGCAAGTAAAAGTGCATTACAAAACAAGCACCCACATCGCACAGGCCAAAAGGGTTATGTTAGAAAGAGACCAGAGTGGATAAATGATGGGCGACTACCGCCAGAGGCAGCTTTAACCCTCTCAAGTGGCTCCTCCTCAGTGACCTCATCACTCACCACAGCGCCAGATAGATTTAAGAAGTTTAGATCAGTAGAGTGGATCTTGGCTCATCAAGTTAAAAACAAAGAGGGAAAGTGGGAAGTTGACCCGAATGATAAAGAAGCCGTAAATATTGCTAAGATGGCT TTGGAGTACATAGAAGAAgagggaaaaggaaatatttcatTCACCCAGGGAGAAGATGCCCTCACCAAGGCTATGGGAAAAAAGGATCACCGTGGGCGTGTCAAGGCAACAGGTGGAGTTAATGTCGGTTACAAAGTTGCTTTCGGTCCAATAGACCGAAGTAGTAGATGTGGCCATATTGAACCATCACCGGAGGCTATCGAATCAATCAGAGCTTCGGTGAGAAGGGAGTTTGAAGATCAATTAGAGAGAAAGGTGGCGGAGGCCCTCCAAAACCAACTAGCCACATTGAAAGCAACCGGTCAACTACACACCCTCTCTACCCCCGCACTTGATTCTGCTCTTGTAAGTGATGAGTTTGATGTTAACCGTGCACTCGTAACCTGTTGTCCGAGTTCATCGCAGCAACCACGCGAGCTGAAG GCCATAACTCCATGTCGTCTTGCCCTTGAGGATAAAGTTTTGGGTAACAAAGTGATAGTGGCAGATGGTATGGCGTACCCATTGGATGGTTCGTTGCACCAACACTTTAGATCGATGAAGCCTAGTCATTATAAGGTCCAAGTTGATTGTATTTACGACGGACATGATGATGACACTCTTCCGGTACCTACTGGAGATGGATTCAATAACTTAGGCAGGGCTCTTGCTAGTTTTGTGCAATGGCCAATTCACTTGGTGATTTTCGAAGAAGACGAG GAGTACTCTACTCCACGCCCAACAAAGAAGTCCAGGAGTcagatttttgaagaggtggttGGTAGCTCCAAAGGGaagaaaaacgaattaattgtcAAAGAGAAGACAACAGAATTAGTTGTCAAAGATAAGACAACAGAATTAATTGTCAAAGAGAAGGCAACACTTGATTTAGGGTCCAAAGAGAAGACAACACTGAAGTTAACGGCCAAG GGAAATTCATGCTCAAATAAGTTGGAGTCGAAATCGAAGTCGAAGAACTCTAAGACGGCCAAAGAGATGGTaggtagttgtgatcgtaaaACTGAAGAATCAGCCGCCAAAAGTAAGAAGCAAAATTTGGCAGACGAcacaattcaaggtcttggcccATCATGCAATTATTTGAAGTTTATCATCAATACAGCGCCCGGTGATGTATATaaaaatacttcaatcccattgCCCGCTTCGGTTTGGCATTATGACGAAGATCGACAAACTTATGTAAATGAGGTTGACGTTGAAGAGTTCCTTAGAGGGGCGTGCCTCAACATTTCAGTGATCCAAGTCTATATGAT GTGTTTATTCCACGAACACACCTTTGCATTTGACAACTCTCAGATTGGGTTTGTTTGTCCCGAGGCAATGTCAAGCTCTAGAATCAAGGCCAACCCTCAGGCTGCATCAATGTATTTGAAAGTAGTTTTCAatgctgaaattgaaaaggagaagaagGGTGATCCTAACATTACCAAGTGGTTTTTGATCCCATACCATCAAGA AaatcattggattttgtacgtGTTAGACCTACGTAGAGGTTGTGCGTATATTTTCGACTCTGCGATAGGTTCCAACCGAGAAAATAGTGCATGGGGAATCTTGTGTTT ggcataccaagtgtacaagtttAATGATGGGATTTGTCCGAATAGAGCGACTATGCAGGGGTTGAAAGGCTTCCATGTAAAG tgtgctcaacaagtcggcgcccacgagtgtggctattacgttatgaagttcatgcatGAAATAGTCACGTTACACCATAACACTGATGAGCGGTTAGACAAT gcttacactccaagaaatgcgccttataccgatgaggaaatagatgtggttcgtgagcaatgggctaagttttttacaaccgagtatttatttacttag